One Olsenella sp. oral taxon 807 DNA segment encodes these proteins:
- a CDS encoding tyrosine-type recombinase/integrase has protein sequence MSYVLGKRLAAAAASMPSIGRKGITCHSMRHSRATHLLEAGVNLIYIRDILGHASVTTTEIYAKTNPELKRKYLTEHSATHSTGERYTPEERNDLVKWLKDNF, from the coding sequence GTGTCCTACGTGCTCGGCAAGCGCCTGGCCGCCGCCGCCGCGTCGATGCCGAGCATCGGGCGGAAGGGGATAACGTGCCATTCCATGCGGCACTCGCGTGCGACGCACCTGCTTGAGGCGGGGGTGAACCTGATCTACATCCGCGACATACTGGGGCACGCGTCGGTCACGACGACCGAGATATATGCCAAGACCAACCCCGAGCTGAAGCGCAAGTACCTCACGGAGCACAGCGCCACCCACTCGACGGGCGAGAGGTACACGCCCGAGGAGAGGAACGACCTCGTGAAGTGGCTGAAGGACAACTTCTAG